In a genomic window of Nocardia fluminea:
- a CDS encoding WXG100 family type VII secretion target, with product MSTGEDAPGTNFAIVPDEVTDAGAYVEQVASSLISGLNSLDREVSSVLGNWKGSAADAFGEGWTVAKEGAATVLDALEAMGGLLGVASKTIAGRDISNATTFNSLDLPDLNM from the coding sequence GTGTCAACCGGGGAGGATGCGCCGGGAACGAATTTTGCGATAGTTCCGGACGAGGTAACCGATGCGGGCGCCTACGTCGAGCAAGTCGCTAGTTCTCTCATCAGCGGGTTGAATTCGCTCGATCGCGAGGTTTCGAGCGTCCTCGGCAATTGGAAAGGATCCGCGGCAGACGCATTCGGTGAAGGATGGACGGTAGCCAAGGAGGGCGCTGCCACTGTGCTGGATGCGCTAGAGGCCATGGGCGGACTTCTTGGCGTAGCAAGCAAGACCATTGCTGGCCGCGATATTTCCAATGCAACGACTTTTAATTCGCTAGACCTACCGGATCTGAACATGTGA
- a CDS encoding MFS transporter: protein MSAPAKVRLPAEIWVLIAAAFVIALGFGLVAPVLPQYAREFGVGIAAASAIVSAFALMRLLFAPASGRLVQKLGERRVYLAGIVIVAVSTGACALAQTYWQLLVLRSLGGIGSTMFTVSSMALIIRVSPPAARGRVSGVYSTSFLIGSLLGPLVGSSLAGFGLRTPFLIYMVALLVVCVIVFAGLRESPVLVPEDGAKPVEFTFRQGWAEPAYRAVLLSSFAGGIAVFGVRMAFVPLLVVETLHQEVGMAGVALTVFAAGNAAVLFASGRLSDRLGRKPFLIAGSVICALGTGALGYAPSLPWFFAASFVAGLGSGMFSPVQQAALADVIGSRARGGPVLAAFQMSADLGTVLGPIVIGWLAERTSFGVGMVVTGAVLAVSAAVWVFTPEPAQIEHPDDPEHPDHAGDGIDPQCACDGSPDGKPVVRDGMVPAGRPSDYHKPQ from the coding sequence GTGAGCGCCCCGGCCAAAGTCCGGCTACCCGCCGAGATCTGGGTACTGATCGCGGCGGCCTTCGTGATCGCGCTCGGGTTCGGTCTCGTCGCGCCCGTGCTGCCCCAGTACGCCCGCGAATTCGGGGTCGGCATCGCGGCGGCGTCGGCGATCGTGAGCGCGTTCGCGTTGATGCGGTTGCTGTTCGCGCCCGCCAGCGGCCGGCTCGTGCAGAAACTGGGCGAGCGGCGGGTCTACCTGGCGGGCATCGTGATCGTGGCGGTGTCGACCGGGGCGTGCGCGCTGGCGCAGACGTATTGGCAACTGCTGGTGCTGCGTTCGCTCGGTGGCATCGGATCCACGATGTTCACGGTGTCGTCGATGGCCCTGATCATCCGGGTGTCACCGCCGGCCGCGCGTGGCCGCGTATCGGGGGTCTACTCGACCAGTTTCCTGATCGGGTCTCTGCTCGGGCCGCTGGTCGGCAGCAGTCTGGCCGGTTTCGGTCTGCGCACGCCGTTCCTCATCTACATGGTCGCGCTGCTCGTGGTGTGCGTGATCGTGTTCGCCGGGCTGCGCGAATCGCCGGTGCTCGTGCCCGAAGACGGTGCGAAGCCTGTCGAGTTCACCTTCCGTCAAGGGTGGGCCGAGCCCGCCTATCGGGCGGTGCTGCTGTCGAGTTTCGCCGGCGGCATCGCGGTGTTCGGTGTGCGGATGGCGTTCGTTCCGTTGCTCGTCGTGGAAACGCTGCATCAGGAAGTCGGCATGGCGGGTGTCGCGCTGACGGTGTTCGCCGCGGGCAACGCCGCCGTGCTGTTCGCGTCGGGCAGGCTCTCCGACCGGCTCGGCCGCAAGCCGTTCCTGATCGCCGGGTCCGTCATCTGCGCGCTCGGTACCGGTGCGCTCGGTTACGCGCCGTCGCTGCCGTGGTTCTTCGCCGCGTCGTTCGTCGCGGGTCTGGGTTCAGGGATGTTCAGTCCGGTGCAGCAGGCGGCGCTGGCCGATGTGATCGGGTCGCGGGCTCGCGGCGGTCCGGTGCTGGCCGCGTTCCAGATGTCGGCCGACCTCGGCACCGTGCTCGGGCCGATCGTCATCGGCTGGTTGGCCGAACGCACCTCGTTCGGGGTGGGCATGGTCGTGACCGGTGCGGTGCTGGCGGTGTCGGCGGCGGTGTGGGTGTTCACCCCCGAGCCCGCGCAGATCGAACACCCCGACGATCCGGAACACCCCGATCACGCGGGTGACGGCATCGACCCGCAGTGCGCCTGCGATGGCAGCCCCGACGGTAAGCCGGTGGTGCGTGACGGCATGGTTCCCGCCGGTCGACCCAGCGATTACCACAAGCCGCAGTAG
- a CDS encoding fluoride efflux transporter FluC yields the protein MASRLPALDPAVLAAISVGGGLGATARFGFAYWWPVLPGRFPWSTFTVNVLGCFAIGVLMVAVTELWEAPTLVRPFLGIGVLGGFTTFSTYSLEIRRLVGTGATGTAVAYLGLSVLAALGAVALAMIATRWVARRGLA from the coding sequence ATGGCATCGCGGCTCCCGGCGCTCGATCCGGCCGTCCTCGCGGCGATCTCGGTGGGTGGCGGGCTCGGTGCCACCGCCCGTTTCGGGTTCGCATACTGGTGGCCGGTACTGCCCGGCCGCTTCCCGTGGTCGACGTTCACGGTGAATGTGCTCGGCTGCTTCGCGATCGGTGTGCTGATGGTCGCGGTCACCGAACTGTGGGAAGCGCCGACACTCGTGCGGCCGTTCCTGGGAATCGGTGTGCTGGGGGGCTTCACGACCTTCTCCACCTATAGCCTCGAGATTCGTAGACTCGTCGGCACCGGCGCGACGGGCACGGCGGTCGCCTATCTCGGCCTGTCGGTGCTCGCGGCACTCGGTGCCGTAGCGCTCGCGATGATCGCGACCCGATGGGTCGCGCGGCGGGGGCTCGCGTGA
- a CDS encoding DsbA family protein — protein MSTAGSSHNPRPVSSNTTYALAAVAVVLIGLIVFAAYKWSSEPPPAVRNEGYGPVREAAVQVSTTPEGVIRLGRPDAAKTIDIFEDPICPACGAMETAYGQELAQKIDEGKLAVNYHLVTFLDPQSKSKDYSTRATAANLCVAQAGSGPVYSKFHETLFTKKQPSEGGSDLSNPALATIATESGAPESVAACINNGAQSEAAKSAAAKNLADLDARTGNKAATPAIYDGTTKINWQDENWVVNLAP, from the coding sequence GTGAGCACAGCCGGTTCTTCGCACAATCCGCGTCCCGTTTCCAGCAACACCACTTACGCGCTGGCCGCGGTGGCGGTCGTCCTCATCGGGTTGATCGTGTTCGCTGCCTACAAGTGGAGCTCGGAACCGCCGCCCGCCGTCCGCAACGAGGGCTACGGCCCCGTCCGCGAGGCCGCCGTGCAGGTGAGCACCACCCCCGAGGGTGTCATCCGCCTCGGCCGCCCCGACGCCGCCAAGACCATCGACATCTTCGAAGACCCCATCTGCCCCGCCTGCGGCGCGATGGAAACCGCCTACGGCCAGGAATTGGCCCAGAAGATCGACGAAGGCAAGCTCGCGGTGAACTACCACCTCGTCACCTTCCTCGACCCCCAGTCCAAGAGCAAGGACTACTCCACCCGCGCCACGGCCGCGAATCTCTGTGTCGCCCAAGCGGGTTCGGGCCCGGTGTACAGCAAGTTCCATGAAACCCTGTTCACGAAGAAGCAGCCCTCCGAAGGCGGTTCCGACCTGAGCAACCCCGCCCTGGCCACCATCGCCACCGAATCCGGCGCCCCCGAATCCGTCGCCGCCTGCATCAACAACGGCGCACAGTCCGAGGCCGCCAAGTCCGCAGCCGCGAAGAACCTGGCCGACCTCGACGCCCGCACCGGCAACAAGGCCGCCACCCCCGCGATCTACGACGGCACCACCAAGATCAACTGGCAAGACGAGAACTGGGTAGTGAACCTGGCCCCCTGA
- a CDS encoding type II toxin-antitoxin system VapC family toxin: MTFLLDTNVISELRKSAQSANPAVRSWVAQRRPSDLFLSVITIMEVEVGICRIERRDSTQGSRLRTWLEDDLLDVFANRILPLDLAVGRRAARLHVPDPRPERDAMIAAIADEHGMTVVTRNVKDFEPMGVPVINPWIPA, encoded by the coding sequence GTGACTTTCCTCCTCGACACCAACGTCATCAGCGAGCTGCGCAAGTCGGCACAGTCAGCAAACCCTGCGGTGCGCTCATGGGTGGCACAACGACGGCCATCCGACTTGTTTCTGAGCGTCATCACGATCATGGAGGTCGAAGTCGGTATCTGCCGGATCGAACGGCGCGACTCAACCCAGGGCAGTCGGCTGCGCACCTGGCTCGAAGACGATCTACTGGACGTCTTCGCGAACCGAATCCTGCCCCTGGACCTCGCCGTCGGACGACGTGCAGCACGGCTACACGTCCCGGACCCACGACCCGAGCGCGATGCGATGATCGCGGCAATAGCGGACGAACACGGTATGACGGTGGTGACTCGCAACGTCAAAGACTTCGAGCCGATGGGCGTACCTGTCATCAACCCGTGGATTCCCGCCTGA
- a CDS encoding TetR/AcrR family transcriptional regulator translates to MNHATTTATPPRRLRADAARNQQRIVAAARELFADHGLEITLDDVAERAGVGVGTVYRRFANKKELIAEVFDQHVKDFADAADAAMSNPDAWLALVEFFESACKHLATNRGFGEVMLELEEDPARFAELRDRIQPAVAGIIDRARAAGAIDPDVATTDFFALIHMVNTIAEFAGPVNSEVWQRYMAIALNGVRTDAVPRRPLLVAPMTNEEVEQAKAAGCLGRRR, encoded by the coding sequence GTGAATCACGCCACGACGACCGCCACACCACCCCGCAGGCTGCGCGCCGACGCCGCGCGCAATCAGCAACGCATCGTCGCGGCCGCCCGTGAGCTATTCGCCGATCACGGCCTGGAGATCACCCTCGATGACGTGGCCGAACGCGCGGGCGTCGGCGTCGGCACGGTGTACCGGCGCTTCGCCAACAAGAAGGAACTGATCGCCGAGGTCTTCGACCAGCACGTGAAGGACTTCGCCGACGCGGCCGACGCGGCCATGAGCAACCCGGACGCCTGGCTGGCACTCGTCGAGTTCTTCGAGAGTGCGTGCAAACACCTGGCGACCAACCGCGGTTTCGGCGAGGTGATGCTCGAACTCGAAGAGGACCCGGCCCGTTTCGCCGAGTTGCGCGACCGGATCCAACCGGCGGTCGCGGGCATCATCGATCGTGCGCGCGCGGCGGGGGCGATCGACCCCGATGTCGCGACCACCGACTTCTTCGCGCTGATCCACATGGTGAACACGATCGCCGAATTCGCCGGACCGGTGAATTCCGAAGTCTGGCAACGGTATATGGCCATCGCTCTCAACGGTGTCCGCACCGACGCGGTGCCGCGCAGGCCACTACTGGTCGCGCCGATGACCAACGAGGAGGTCGAGCAGGCCAAGGCCGCAGGCTGCCTCGGACGCCGCCGCTGA
- the pgm gene encoding phosphoglucomutase (alpha-D-glucose-1,6-bisphosphate-dependent), whose amino-acid sequence MAHDRAGRPARPTDLVDIAHLVTAYYSLVPDPDEPSQQVVFGTSGHRGSSEDGAFNEAHIMAMTQAIVEYRATRDITGPVYLARDTHALSEPAWTTALEVLAGNDVTAVIDARGRYTPTPALSHAVLNHNRGGTKHQADGIVVTPSHNPPRDGGFKYNPPHGGPADTKATDAIAARANELLRGGLAGVKRVSFDQAMKSHVERYDYLDQYVSDLPNALNLDAIRGAGIRMGADPMGGASVDYWEEIGQRFDLELEVVNPFVDPTWRFMTLDSDGQIRMDPSSRHAMAALVGIKDDYDISTGNDADADRHGIVTPDGGLMNPNHFLSVAIEYLVANRMWWDALTKIGKTVVTSSMVDRVVGVLGRDVHEVPVGFKWFVPGLFSGSLAFGGEESAGASFLRMDGTVWTTDKDGILLALLAAEIAAVTGQTPSARYGELERQYGSPAYARIDAAATSAQKAALARLTPEAVTGTEIAGEEITGILTTARGNGAPLGGLKVTTENAWFAARPSGTEDKYKIYAESFLGPEHLTQVQAAAEEMVNQALGE is encoded by the coding sequence ATGGCCCACGATCGCGCCGGACGGCCCGCCCGCCCGACCGACCTGGTGGATATCGCTCACCTGGTCACCGCGTACTACAGCCTCGTCCCCGATCCGGACGAGCCGAGCCAGCAGGTGGTGTTCGGCACCTCCGGTCACCGCGGGTCCAGCGAGGACGGCGCGTTCAACGAGGCCCACATCATGGCGATGACGCAGGCGATCGTCGAATACCGCGCCACCCGTGACATCACCGGCCCGGTCTACCTCGCGCGAGACACCCATGCCCTGTCCGAACCCGCCTGGACCACCGCGCTCGAGGTGCTCGCGGGCAACGACGTCACCGCCGTGATCGACGCCCGCGGCCGCTACACCCCCACGCCTGCGTTGAGTCACGCTGTCCTGAACCACAATCGCGGCGGCACCAAGCACCAAGCCGACGGCATCGTGGTCACCCCCTCGCACAACCCGCCGCGCGACGGCGGCTTCAAATACAACCCACCGCACGGCGGCCCCGCCGACACCAAGGCCACCGACGCCATCGCCGCCCGCGCCAACGAACTGTTGCGCGGGGGCCTGGCCGGGGTCAAACGGGTCTCGTTCGATCAGGCGATGAAGTCCCACGTCGAGCGCTACGACTACCTCGACCAGTACGTCTCCGACCTGCCGAACGCGTTGAACCTGGACGCGATTCGCGGCGCAGGCATCCGGATGGGCGCCGACCCGATGGGTGGCGCGAGCGTGGACTACTGGGAGGAGATCGGCCAGCGTTTCGATCTCGAGCTCGAGGTGGTCAACCCGTTCGTCGACCCCACCTGGCGTTTCATGACCCTCGACAGCGACGGTCAGATCCGGATGGATCCGTCCTCACGCCATGCCATGGCGGCGCTGGTCGGCATCAAGGACGACTACGACATCTCCACCGGCAACGACGCCGACGCCGACCGGCACGGCATCGTCACCCCCGACGGTGGCCTGATGAACCCCAACCACTTCCTGTCCGTCGCGATCGAATACCTGGTCGCGAACCGGATGTGGTGGGACGCCCTCACCAAGATCGGCAAGACCGTCGTCACCTCGTCCATGGTCGACCGCGTGGTCGGCGTGCTCGGACGGGATGTGCACGAAGTGCCGGTGGGCTTCAAGTGGTTCGTGCCCGGATTGTTCAGTGGCAGTTTGGCATTCGGCGGTGAGGAGAGCGCGGGAGCGTCGTTCCTGCGGATGGACGGCACCGTCTGGACCACCGACAAGGACGGCATCCTGCTGGCCCTGCTCGCCGCCGAGATCGCCGCCGTCACCGGCCAGACCCCGTCGGCCAGGTACGGCGAACTCGAACGTCAGTACGGCAGCCCCGCCTACGCGCGCATCGATGCCGCCGCCACCAGCGCACAGAAGGCCGCACTCGCGCGTCTGACACCGGAGGCCGTCACCGGCACCGAGATCGCGGGGGAGGAGATCACCGGCATCCTCACCACCGCGCGCGGCAACGGAGCACCGCTGGGTGGATTGAAGGTGACCACGGAGAACGCCTGGTTCGCCGCACGTCCCTCGGGCACCGAGGACAAGTACAAGATCTACGCCGAGTCCTTCCTCGGTCCCGAGCATCTCACCCAGGTACAGGCCGCGGCCGAGGAGATGGTGAACCAGGCGCTGGGCGAGTGA
- a CDS encoding MFS transporter has product MTTTLDTGLESPADTGRRGSHALRWWVLAVLGIAQLMVVLDATIVNIALPAAQADLGFGDGDRQWVITGYALAFGSLLLLGGRLSDLFGRRNTFIIGLVGFAVASAIGGAATSFEMLVAARVGQGVFGALLAPAALSLLTVTFTEPKERAKAFGIFGAVAGTGGAIGLLLGGVLTEWASWRWAMYVNLIFAAVALVGAVLLLAKHVATSRPKLDWTGTVAVTIALFSIVYGFSHAESNGWSDPATLAFLIGGAVLLAAFVWIETKVAHPLLPLRIVADRTRGASYLTVFVMGIGMFAIFLFLTYYMQLTLAYTPIVTGLAFLPMVAGMVASSTTAPSLLLPKVGPKIVISGGFLVAAAGMLWLTQIGLDSGYVTHILPALVLLGLGLGGAMSVAFQGSTAGVQHEDAGVASAMVNTSQQVGGSIGTALLSTIAASAMTDYVSAHQPGPLTMAQGAIESYTTSFWWATATFVLGAIVIAVLMPNTVPAPAEGEPVLAH; this is encoded by the coding sequence ATGACCACCACACTCGACACCGGGCTCGAGAGCCCCGCGGATACCGGTCGCCGCGGCTCGCACGCCCTGCGCTGGTGGGTGCTTGCCGTACTCGGCATCGCCCAGCTGATGGTCGTGCTCGATGCGACGATCGTGAATATCGCGCTGCCCGCGGCCCAGGCCGACCTCGGCTTCGGCGACGGTGACCGGCAGTGGGTCATCACCGGCTACGCCCTGGCCTTCGGCAGCCTGCTGCTGCTCGGCGGCAGGCTGAGCGACCTGTTCGGGCGGCGCAACACCTTCATCATCGGCCTGGTGGGCTTCGCGGTGGCCTCGGCCATCGGCGGTGCGGCCACCAGCTTCGAGATGCTCGTCGCGGCTCGCGTCGGCCAGGGTGTGTTCGGCGCGCTGCTCGCGCCCGCCGCGCTCTCGCTGCTCACGGTCACCTTCACCGAACCCAAGGAACGGGCCAAGGCATTCGGCATCTTCGGCGCCGTGGCCGGTACCGGTGGCGCGATCGGTCTACTTCTCGGTGGCGTGCTCACCGAATGGGCGTCGTGGCGCTGGGCGATGTATGTGAACCTGATCTTCGCCGCCGTCGCGCTCGTCGGCGCCGTGCTGCTGCTCGCCAAGCACGTCGCGACCTCGCGGCCCAAGCTCGATTGGACCGGCACCGTCGCCGTCACCATCGCGCTGTTCAGCATCGTCTACGGTTTCTCCCACGCCGAGTCCAACGGCTGGAGCGACCCGGCCACGCTGGCCTTCCTGATCGGTGGCGCCGTGCTGCTCGCGGCCTTCGTGTGGATCGAGACCAAGGTCGCCCACCCCTTGCTGCCGTTGCGCATCGTCGCCGACCGCACCCGTGGCGCGTCGTACCTGACCGTGTTCGTCATGGGCATCGGCATGTTCGCGATCTTCCTGTTCCTCACCTACTACATGCAGCTGACCCTGGCGTACACGCCGATCGTGACTGGTCTGGCCTTCCTGCCGATGGTGGCGGGCATGGTGGCCTCCTCGACCACCGCGCCGTCGCTGCTGCTGCCGAAGGTCGGCCCCAAGATCGTCATCAGCGGTGGGTTCCTGGTCGCCGCCGCGGGCATGCTGTGGCTCACCCAGATCGGTCTCGACTCGGGCTACGTCACCCACATCCTGCCCGCGCTGGTGCTGCTCGGCCTCGGCCTCGGTGGTGCGATGTCGGTCGCGTTCCAGGGTTCCACGGCGGGCGTGCAGCACGAGGACGCCGGCGTCGCCTCGGCGATGGTCAACACCAGCCAGCAGGTCGGTGGCTCCATCGGCACCGCGCTGCTCAGCACCATCGCGGCCTCGGCGATGACCGACTACGTGTCGGCGCACCAGCCGGGCCCGCTCACCATGGCGCAGGGCGCGATCGAGAGTTACACCACCAGCTTCTGGTGGGCGACGGCCACTTTCGTGCTCGGCGCGATCGTGATCGCGGTGCTCATGCCGAACACCGTGCCCGCCCCGGCCGAAGGCGAGCCGGTGCTGGCGCACTGA
- a CDS encoding WXG100 family type VII secretion target, protein MEDNFRDFTFDIDELDQLVTRANGFIGFLNESLDGLNRRIATIQQNWQGAAATAQEEAYRDWVTGAAAVVEGITEMYNAAVTARDAYSAAAETNLRMSGG, encoded by the coding sequence ATGGAAGACAACTTCCGGGACTTTACGTTCGATATCGATGAGTTGGACCAGCTCGTCACCCGAGCCAACGGATTCATCGGGTTCCTCAACGAAAGCCTCGACGGACTAAACCGACGAATCGCTACCATCCAACAAAATTGGCAGGGAGCTGCTGCCACTGCGCAGGAGGAAGCCTACCGGGACTGGGTAACCGGGGCTGCTGCGGTAGTCGAGGGAATCACCGAGATGTACAACGCCGCCGTCACCGCACGCGACGCCTACAGCGCGGCAGCGGAAACTAATCTGAGAATGAGTGGTGGCTGA
- a CDS encoding D-arabinono-1,4-lactone oxidase encodes MTKSTWVNWAGQQSCTPAVVAAPRDVEELAEMVTESAAAGRTVRVAGSGHSFTDAVLTDGTLIDLSGLNKVLDVDAANGRVRVEAGISLHAASPLLHDHGLAFPNLGDIDTQSLAGATATATHGTGSRLRNISAALHSVEVLRADGTRVELNEQTDAEGWKAARVSVGALGVVTAATLQLEPSFVLECVERPVPLDEVLADIDEFADGSAHFEFFAFPHSPTAMTKAIDRTQAPEQPRAAVSEWINDILIANHVYDGMCRLGRRIPAALPLIHRAATLAGSNNRQVDRSYRVFSTPRLVKFNEMEYAIPRAHAAEAIREILALGRRFGTPMPIEVRWVAPDDAFLSPAGGRDTCYIAVHQYQGMVWEPYFRACEAVFDTYDGRPHWGKRHFQTAETLRPRYPDWDRFTAVRRRFDPTGVFANDYVHRVLGSLG; translated from the coding sequence ATGACCAAGAGCACCTGGGTGAACTGGGCAGGCCAGCAGAGCTGCACACCCGCCGTCGTCGCCGCGCCGCGTGACGTCGAGGAACTGGCCGAGATGGTGACCGAATCGGCCGCCGCGGGGCGGACCGTGCGCGTCGCCGGGTCGGGACATTCGTTCACCGACGCCGTGCTCACCGACGGCACCCTGATCGATCTCAGTGGTCTGAACAAGGTTCTCGACGTCGACGCCGCCAACGGACGCGTGCGGGTGGAGGCGGGGATCTCGCTGCACGCCGCGAGCCCGTTGCTGCACGACCACGGCCTCGCCTTCCCCAACCTCGGCGACATCGATACGCAGAGCCTCGCGGGCGCCACCGCCACCGCCACCCACGGCACCGGTTCCCGGCTGCGCAATATCTCCGCGGCACTGCACTCGGTGGAGGTGCTGCGCGCGGACGGCACCCGGGTAGAGCTCAACGAACAGACCGACGCCGAGGGCTGGAAGGCGGCGCGGGTCAGCGTCGGCGCGCTCGGCGTCGTCACCGCGGCCACCCTGCAACTCGAACCGTCGTTCGTGCTGGAGTGCGTCGAACGGCCGGTTCCGCTGGACGAGGTGCTCGCCGACATCGACGAATTCGCCGACGGCAGTGCTCATTTCGAGTTCTTCGCGTTCCCGCACAGCCCCACCGCGATGACCAAGGCCATCGATCGCACGCAGGCGCCGGAGCAACCCCGCGCCGCGGTGAGCGAGTGGATCAACGACATCCTGATCGCCAACCACGTCTACGACGGCATGTGCAGGCTGGGTCGGCGAATTCCCGCCGCCCTCCCCCTGATTCACCGCGCCGCCACGCTCGCCGGGAGCAACAACCGACAGGTCGACCGGTCCTACCGCGTGTTCTCCACCCCGCGACTGGTGAAGTTCAACGAGATGGAATACGCGATCCCGCGCGCGCACGCCGCCGAGGCGATTCGCGAGATACTCGCGCTGGGAAGGCGATTCGGCACACCGATGCCGATCGAGGTGCGCTGGGTCGCCCCCGACGACGCCTTCCTGTCCCCCGCGGGCGGACGCGACACCTGCTACATCGCGGTACACCAGTACCAGGGCATGGTGTGGGAACCGTACTTCCGCGCGTGCGAGGCGGTGTTCGACACCTACGACGGCAGGCCGCACTGGGGCAAGCGCCACTTCCAGACCGCCGAAACCCTGCGCCCGCGCTACCCCGACTGGGACCGCTTCACCGCGGTGCGGCGCCGCTTCGACCCCACCGGGGTGTTCGCCAACGACTACGTGCACCGGGTACTCGGCTCACTCGGCTGA
- the crcB gene encoding fluoride efflux transporter CrcB produces MTVALVLVGGMLGAPARYLIDRRMTTWFPTGLPWGTLTVNIVGSALLGGLIGASAGSALLAFAATGFCGALTTFSTFGYETIRLVTEGAYVYAVGNVAISVAASLAAVYAAASLTQWLCA; encoded by the coding sequence ATGACGGTGGCGCTGGTGCTGGTCGGAGGCATGCTGGGCGCACCCGCCCGGTACCTGATCGACCGGCGGATGACGACGTGGTTTCCGACTGGGCTGCCGTGGGGGACGCTTACCGTTAACATTGTCGGTTCGGCGTTGCTCGGGGGTCTGATCGGCGCGAGTGCGGGCAGTGCGCTGCTGGCATTCGCGGCAACCGGCTTCTGTGGTGCGCTGACCACGTTCAGCACGTTCGGCTACGAGACGATCCGTCTGGTAACCGAGGGCGCCTACGTGTACGCCGTGGGCAATGTCGCGATCAGCGTCGCGGCGAGCCTGGCCGCGGTGTACGCCGCCGCGTCCCTGACCCAGTGGTTGTGCGCATGA
- a CDS encoding DUF6086 family protein has product MSYAFEVGDQTVWSPSLRVGDLFVRMHAATCSVLGTATGLTAIASDMYEIDIEIFERATLAAFNEYSSSQNATFKAMLGATLGPAVNILNYCQRPLTPRSDEESAFISWANGLSMPR; this is encoded by the coding sequence ATGAGCTACGCATTCGAGGTTGGTGACCAGACGGTATGGAGTCCATCGTTGCGAGTAGGCGACCTGTTCGTACGCATGCATGCCGCTACTTGCTCAGTGTTGGGTACTGCAACCGGCTTGACAGCGATCGCCAGCGATATGTATGAGATCGATATCGAAATCTTTGAACGCGCAACGTTGGCGGCCTTCAATGAGTACTCCTCGTCCCAGAACGCCACTTTCAAGGCAATGCTGGGCGCGACGCTGGGCCCAGCGGTCAATATCCTCAACTACTGCCAGCGTCCACTGACCCCTAGGTCCGATGAAGAAAGCGCCTTTATCTCCTGGGCAAACGGACTCAGTATGCCCAGATAG